A genomic segment from Micropterus dolomieu isolate WLL.071019.BEF.003 ecotype Adirondacks linkage group LG03, ASM2129224v1, whole genome shotgun sequence encodes:
- the cd79a gene encoding B-cell antigen receptor complex-associated protein alpha chain: MGTVVNFILCSIVVVIAQGEVSLEADRPFLRVKLFETAILKCCYKSNVKNVTWAKHKRNESIPIVPFSDSVTTNNTEENGIFCGILTLKSARLNDTGFYWCVLIDGSILDHTFGTYLQVYEPLEKTISLRESTKNKILTAEGILLLLCVIVPSASLIFQSKRLSELEKKKVTKEEENIYQGLNLDDCCTTYDQIERSQAHGPYQDVCNIIEEEEEIQLEKP, translated from the exons ATGGGAACAGTTGTGAACTTTATTCTCTGCAGCATTGTTG TGGTTATTGCTCAGGGTGAGGTGAGTTTAGAGGCGGACAGGCCCTTTCTGAGGGTGAAGCTCTTTGAGACCGCTATCCTGAAATGCTGCTACAAGTCCAATGTGAAGAACGTGACTTGGGCCAAACACAAACGTAACGAAAGCATTCCTATTGTGCCATTCTCAGACAGTGTGACTACAAATAACACAGAGGAAAATGGCATATTTTGTGGCATCCTAACCTTAAAATCAGCCCGTTTAAATGACACTGGGTTCTACTGGTGTGTGCTGATTGACGGTAGCATCCTCGATCACACTTTTGGCACCTACCTGCAGGTCTATG AACCACTGGAGAAGACAATAAGCCTCAGAGAAAGCACCAAAAACAAGATCCTGACAGCTGAGGGAATCttgctgttgctgtgtgtgATTGTGCCTTCTGCCAGCCTTATCTTCCAG TCAAAGAGACTTAGTGAACTGGAGAAGAAGAAAGTGACGAAGGAAGAGGAAAACATTTACCAG GGGCTAAATCTGGACGACTGTTGCACCACATATGATCAAATCGAACGTTCCCAGGCACATGGCCCATACCAGGATGTTTGCAACATcatagaggaagaggaggagattCAGCTGGAGAAACCTTGA